The Arachis ipaensis cultivar K30076 chromosome B03, Araip1.1, whole genome shotgun sequence region ACTATTTTTTACTTGCCAGCTTAACCTCAAACCTCATTGCATTATTTTTACCTaaaaattggatggatttcatattctaatggttatttcacAGGTTGAATCCTCATTGACTCGAGGAAAATTGCTCACCTCTCCTTCTCCTAATATGCGAGTTGCTAAGATGACAAAGACAGGGGATGCCACATTATTTTCTGTTCCACGTCGACTTCCTGCTCAATCTGCTGGTGTGCCTTGCCTCCAAGGTGAGAGGTCACTGCCACAAGGCTCTAACTCTAACCAAATGGAGAAATCACGTTACTATAATGCAATTATTAAGGTGACAATCATTGATTACTGGTTTTGAATGGTCATAATATGCCACTTTGACTTAATAAACCCTAAAATGAAGAAGTCTCCTTTTTTTAGGCTTTTAGGTGCAAATTCAGACCATGTGCTAAAATGCAGCTAAAGTCTGTTCAACTTGAAGGATTAGCATATGCATTTTGTGCAAGCATTGAAGATCCAAGGTGAGTTCCCCTTTTTCAGCTCACACTTGTAGGATTAGTGTTGTTGAACTATCTTATATGAAACATCTGAATTTCAGTGAGACCATGATTAATGTGGATGACACGATAGTAACTAGGGAAGAACTTGCTTGTCTAGCTCCCGAAAGACCAATCTCAGACAAGGTACCTACACGGCTACACAAGCTGTTTTTtgcatgtattttttttttgttgttggcTATGAATATTTGTCTCCAACCATAAATTGCTTTACTCTCATTTGTagataatcaagcttgtggtaaTGAAGGCCACATGGGACCAAGCAAATAAGACTTTTTGGATGCTTCCGCCATCTTTTGCGGTAAATATCATGTTAACTTATATCACTTTTCTTTGAATTATGCGTAATTCATTAGAATGAGATCTCTTTAATCCTTTTAGGTGGAACATTTTATGGGACATTCACTGGATAAAATGATTGCTACCTATATATATCGCTTTATGCCTGTCGCACCGGATCTTAAATTTGTGAGTGCATGTGAATTCTTTAATGGATTAATTTATGCAAAACCTCATTAAATCTAAATTTACGAGTTTAATGTGAAATGACCCACACTTAACTATCCGCTGCTCTGTAGATTTATGTGCCAATTAAGGAAGAAGGTGACCACTGGTATCTTATGGTCATTAGCTTATTGGATGGAAAATTATATCAGTTTGATTCTAATCTAAATGACGATCAAGTTGAGCCAAGACAAGAAATTATGAAATCCTTGGTGATGTGTCCTTAATCCATTTCTTTATACACATGTAAAATAATACATGAACCTTAACAGTCTTGTCATGAATATAATTTTCAGGCTTTAAAATTATCAGATATGGTAACTTTTGGTCATTACCTAAAAGGTGACATTCCTGAAAGAAAAGATTTCATGAACTTTGATGTGAAAGAGGCTAGGGGGTGCCCAAATGTCCTCAAAGGTACACATAATTGCAATGAATCTTTTATATTCATCTTTAATTAAAGCGATCTTTTATTGACACTAACTATTTAATATTGCCACTAAACTTTTAGTCGCGACTCTGGTCTCTGAGTTCTTCAATGGTTGTCTATGAGAGAGAAGTTTAATCCCACAGTGTCGGGCATTGTAAGTTAGCCAAAGACATATTGATTAATTATATGCATGCTGAGCATATTATTTAACTGATCAATCCATATTTGCAGCTAAATGAGCAATATATCCGTACATCCGTTGTGGTAGATCTTTTGTTGGGGGTGTTCAATGACCGCAAATACGAGTTTCAGAAGAAGAGCAATGAGTTCTGGGCTACGCTTTAGCGTGAACAGCATGGAGAGCAACATTTTTGCATATTcagttattattttcaaaatttgctTTAATCCTCAATTGTGAACGAGATTAGTGACATTTATAATTTATttgttgaattattattttaaagGAGAAAGTTTGTCTGGTCTGAATTTTGTTACATTATTATATTCATAATAAATACAAAGATCAATaatattttgctatttttattttAGGAGTTTGTTGGAACGTTATGCTCACCTatattcatcatgtgttctttgTCATTCTAAATTGAAAATGATTAGTTAAAGATTCacacatgattttttttattccagGTTCAGAACATGTCTCAACAAATACATAACCACACTATCATGCCATAGAAAGGATGCCTTTCATGCATCAAGCTTATATTCCCCCGAAATCTTGGTCTAACTTTTACTGCAACCATACATTAAATATAATCTATCTACTTTCATGCACATATTCCTCAATAAAATTCATACAAAAGCTAAGAAGAATAGAGAGTAATGTCAGTATACAAAAGCGCAAGCAACAACCTTTCTGAAGGGTCCTCAAACCGTATTGAACCTTCTTCACAATTAACCCAACTGCACTTCTTTTACAATCTTTCACGCTTTAACTAATCATAATAAGACTCTTCTTGCTGAGTTCTGCATCTTACAATTACAGGATCACAAAACTGTCTCTTGTAAGCCATAACTCAAAATGTACTCATTATTGTAAATATACCAATCTTGTCTCAAATCTCACTTTTTTCATAGCAATTAACCAAATAACACCAAGTTCATCATGAAAATTCATACACAAAGTTCAATTACTCAAGTTTTATTCAAATATCACATAGTAATAATTTATATTACTACATCGAGAACTCTTCACTAAGTTCCATGTCGGCACTTGCATCAGAATCTCCTGCccaaaactcttgttcttcataatcttcttcAAGATCAGATGCCCAAAATCCTTGcaatatcaaataaaatattGATCAATTTCCACTCTTATTAATGAAAATTATATAACTAATATGTTGTGGTACCTAAATCATTAAAGCAAATATTACCATTTCTGCATCTGCATCTAAACCTTCCTCAACATGGTTCCTATTTATACCATAAGAAGTTGCATTGGTCTGCTGCTGAATGTCCTTTGCCAATGGACAAGATTTTTTATTGTGCCCTTCCATGCGACAAATACTACATCGTTGTGGTTTTCGTTTTACCTTCTCACCAGGACGACACTTGGACCTACAATTTTGTGGATTCTTAGGAAAAATACCATCTGAATCATCAGCTTCAGCACCAACTTGCTTTTCTTGTTCATCTTCAATCTTGAAATCTTCGATTAGGCTTATAACAGTATCTCGAACAAGGTGGAATCTCTCCTGCCTTCGACTAGCGACATAGGACAACTGCCGACACCAATCCACCAAGCATCCATATTGACTCAATATTATAGACTCCCAAGTAATGCCACTTGAATCGAAAGTGCTTGTCTTGGCATTCTTCGACCATCTTGTCAACACAAGAGACTTTGGCAGCTCAAGGATGTTAAGAAACACCAGCACACAAACTATATGCTCACACAAAATTCCAAAAGAATCCATCCTTAAGCATGAACAATTAAATTTCGTCCTTTCATTATCTACAGACACCTCCCATGAACTATTTAGACTTCCATATTTAGATATTGTATAAAGTACAAATGAATCAAATGCCACATCTTGCACAACCTTCATTCTTGCAGCCCTAACAAGCATGcctcaaaatataaaaaatatctcTCGTGTATAGAAATTTGATGCAGACCTTTCCAGAGGTTCTAATGCTGTTTTAAGTACCGGAAGACCAGATATGGAAACATAGTCAGCTTCAACCTCCTTATATCTTAGGTAGGTAAGACACCGCTTAAAATGCTTTATGAAATCAACCAAATTGTATTGATATTTAACATATTTTTCAATAATAGAGTGCAAACCTTTGCATCGAGAAGTTGTCCTAAATCCTGCAAAAAACTTGCCTCGAATATGTGCAGTGGCCCACATATGCCTTTTCTCGTACATGTCAATAATCCAATTCTTTTCAGCTACACCAAACTCCTCAACCATTCCAAACCACTTCTGCTCAAATACACTAATTTCATAATCTCCTAGCATGCACTTCTTAAACATAGATGTAAATTTTGGGTTTCCAACATTACTTGTGGCGTTCCGAATGAGGTGCCAAGCACATAATCTATGATGGGCATTTGGGAATACCGTCTAAATTGCAAACCTCATTGATGGAGCACCATCTGTAATCACAGATACAGGTGCTTTTCCCTTCATGGCTGCCAATAATTGCTGTAATAACCACACGTAGACCTCCTTACTCTCATCGATAACTAGAGCACTTCCAAATACCACTGTTTGGTTGTGATGATTCACACCGGAAAACACTACTACCGGACACAAGTACTTGTTCTTCTTGTATGTCGCATCAAAGGCAAGCACATCTCCAAATACTTTATAATCTAATTGGCTTATTCCATCACACCAAAATAAAGCTCGCAATACCCCTTTAGCATCAACTATGTGCTCATAATAGAGGTTTGTATCTTCAGCTTTCTGGTTTTTGAGGTATCGCAATGCCGCTCTAGCATCACCCAGGACATGACGCCTTCGCCTAGCAATCTCATTATACATATCCCTTAAGGTATAATTAACATTTTCATAACCACCTGCTTGATTAGCTAACATAGCATATATATGGGGTGTGCTAATGCCTGCATCCTTCATGTTGTTCATTTGACTAGCATCAGCTTCTGCCATTTTTCTATGTGTAGGAAGGAAACCAACTAACCTAGGATCAAGGCAATCATGATTGTGCGATTCAACAAACAAAGCCACATGCCATCTTCCAGTGTAAGCCACAAAACAAACTACAAACCTAGCCAAGCAACCACAACGAGTCTCAGATTTTGGCTCCCTTTTTCTGTTTTCCATATTATAATATTTCTCTGGTCTAAATCCCTCACGAGAGCACACAAACAATTGCTTCACATATTCTCCTTTGCTATTTTTCCAAGTCTTACTTTTTCTAGCACCAAAACCAACAGATTTTGCATAATGGTTATAGAAATCAAATGCTATCTAAAGATTAGAAAAATGAAAACATTCCATCTCATGAGCACCTATGTTCAGAAAATCAACCATGGCAATATTTTCAATATCTTCTATTCGATATAATTCATCCACCTCATGTGAAAAATCGTTCCCATCAAACATTGCTTGAAATTCTTGTTCCCCTAAATCCTCAGAATTCATAGCTTCCTGCTCAATTTTATCTTGATACATTCCTTGAAATTTCTCTGTATCATCTAACTCTTCTATCATCTCATCAAAGAAGACTCTTTCTTCCATTTTATCATCCACTTCAAGATCCTACTTAGCAATTTTATTTGCAACCGGAAAAACATAAAACAAATAGTATTCTAATAAATCAAAGTGCAGAGACCACTAACATGAAAATAATAGCACTGTTCTggttctatattttttttaacttattaaattctaaaataagtAAATAGAAGAAAGCGTTGAAAATGTAGAAAACAATCTCCCTTATGCTATCAAACTCAATATCGATTAAACaaacaaaaggaagaaaaaacATCAATGGCCAAGCAGGAAATATCGACAACTATGTACAAGAAACGGATTTAAATTTATGAAAAAATGAACAGGGAACCATTAATgtggaaggaagaagaaattatGTGATAAAATACAATATTCATGCAATAGAGAGGACTTACCGGTGGTCGCACTTCTCTTGTGCCACTGTCAAAACTGCCATTGCTGCCTCCATTATCAGGTGCGTTCTCCATATGAACCCTAAgaagtttcagattttctagtgttttgttaaattagtcattaatataattttaattggTCCAATAAAAAAATAGGGATATAATGGTAAATGATTAATATTGGGTTATTCTTGTAATAAATAAGAGATATAGTACTAATGTTATAATAATTGACTAAGAgtgtttttacaaaaaaaaatatataattgtgTTAGACAAACATTAGGAGGGACCAACGTAAATGCCACCCAAAATAGAAAGTAGAAACCATGTTGTTTAGGTATGTGTCCAGCGTGGTATTCAGCATTTAATTCGCTAATTCGATATTAGAAAGGGTGAGATTAATATGATATTTCGAACTAAATTTCGGAGATtagtataaataattttaaatttaaatgattaaaataataaaattNNNNNNNNNNNNNNNNNNNNNNNNNNNNNNNNNNNNNNNNNNNNNNNNNNNNNNNNNNNNNNNNNNttattattttttttatattgaaatttTTTGTGAATTTACAAAAATATCTCTACTAATAAATTTACTATAATACTCCTAATAACAtatgtttaattaaaattaacattatcataattaaatttactaaaaatatCGATAACAAACATCAcaataaaattaacataaaatactTATCTAAATTTCTAAAAATCACATAATCCATAATTcgtctcataattcataattgaaTTTATACAaacaaatctcaacatttttaaacacatatactaaaaatttaaaaacgacAATCTAATAccattcataaaaattaaaaaataacaagatttaaatcaattttttttagaaatggCAAAAAAATTTTCGATTGAAGTTAAAATACCATGTCGATTAGATTATTGTCCCTTACAATGGTAAGGACAACCTTCATTTTATCTTCAATGTCCAAATAAGGAACATCCCTCAACAGTACCATTAGCTTCATTTTGCGCTCAGCTCCTTTTTTCTCATACTTAAAATAAGAAACCATATCAATTAGAATAGTTGTGTGTTCTTGATAAGCATCTTTTATTGTTTTAATAGATTCTGATACTATGTCAAGCACTTTTTCACTTttgttctctctctttttttattccTTTCTCTAGTAGACGAAGTACTAGGAGCAGCAGAAATACCAGGAGCAGCAGGAACCAGGAGTTCGAGGCtcctaaaatataataaataattcaaTAAAAGACTATCTATTTATATACACAACAGTAGGGTCAACAATAAATGAATTTATGTACATGAACTAGATTCAATTGCTTACGTACTTGTCAGCTtcatattcaatttcaattttttccAAATTTACTTAGATATTTTCATTTACTTGCTGATAACTCAAGTTTGTTTTGCACTCAACTTTCATAGTAGCAACTGCTTGAGTTACATTTTCTGCATTGTCTCCTTGAGCTTTATCTCTACCAAATGCTATTTCCAACTCTTTAAAATGTGGAAATGATTTATTGTAGAGGTCATTAGCATTAGGATGGgactaaaattaaaagaaaaataagtaagCAATAAATATTAAACACAATCATTTTATCTTTGTCATTCCAACCAAATCCACTTCTAACCGTGTTCATCATTTCAACTATTACAAAATATTATCTCTTTAGCAATTTCACACTTAATTCAAAGTGTGAATTAGTCTAAATATAACATAACAATTTAGAGTTATTACTACTAAGACAAACATGAAGCTTTCTCCACATCAGCGACTCTTTCTCCCTTTGCCAAAACTATCAATTATCAAGTGAAGTGATGTAATGAGTAATGCAAATGCATAAAATACAAAAGggataattttttttcattctgAACTAGATCCAACAGATTGCTTCAATGTGACCAACAATGAGATATGGTATAATAgcgaaaatttagaataattaggTAAAATTTGTAACACTCTACCATACAGAATTTTgtacttaagtcataaaacatAGGTGGTGAGATATTACGATCTCTAAAATAAAAGATATACGTATATACATAAGAAGGAAAATCATATCGAGGAATCTTAAAAAAAAGTTTAAGCAAAAGTCGCAAAGTGAAAAAAGCGCATCGCTCGAGTAAATGGTTACTTGGATaagaagaaaagtaaagatatatatacataaagaGCAGAGCATAAAAAATACAGCATATCAATCTCCAAACTTGACCTGCAAAACCAAGGTCAgccagtatatatatatatatatatatataaagtaagCTCCTATTTTTCCACAAGAGCCTTTGGGAGGATCAAAGATAAAACATATATGGAGAATagtctatatacatatacataacataataacaaaataaataacaatCCCAACTTCACTTGCAGCAGgaaactccagacgcctagcaaGATACCTTTCGATCTGCATTTGAAAACAACAATATaggtatggaatgagaatcgggaGTTCTCAACATGATAAAGGTGCcaatatacataatatataagattttggaaaagCCAGAGACAATCCTAAAACTCTGGTACTCAGAATTTAAACTTAAGGAATAAATTAAACTAGATATTAGGTAAACTATCTAAGGTTTTCAAGTCCTGAATCTAACCCTAACTCAACACTTCACTTTTGCCTCCTCCAACCCTCCAAAACACCGGTGGATCTATCCTCGTCACTCATCCGCTAGACAAGAAATCTCTCAATTGCATAGACATACAATATAGACAAAAAAAACACAGATAAACTGCAAGTATAACAGGTAGAACATATATCATATAGTATATAGCAAATAGTCAAACCCAAGTAATGCACACTCAATCAAAAcagacaaatgcatatgatgtatgcctatcctatggctgatgagtttcatttgtcggttatatagccaaatcccgacatgtccggtagctaaccctgaACAATCCCTTCGTGTGCACAtctccaagagtctatgcatataaTTCTCAATCATTTAATTTTTATCTCATTGGAAAAATTTCCAGAAAATTAAAGTACCCGGCCACATCTTGTGACTTAGgatcaatagagtatcgagtctcaacctaaaACGAATGAtggctaaccactgcatctataaaaaaaaaactcgtatctcagataaaaaaaaatacgTAAGCCAAATAATCATTCAAATTTATATTGTTCATTCATATATAACATTTTTGCACTCCCCAAACAATTCACATTAACTCAttcattaattatattttatcatTCTCAATTAATCAACATCATTTTAGTTCTCATTCATATCATAATCAATACGTCGACTTTTTTTCGGTTAGAACTCCATCTTCCATAACCTTTTTATTTATGGGGTTGCAAAATGCTGTAAACAGAATTTGTATTCTTGGAGTTGCTGCTgaacatatttttttattgttcttcAATTGATGTTTTTGATTCTCTTTTGTGaacttttttgttttattgtttagCTGATCAAATTGTATAATAAAAACACATTCATTGCAAGAATCATAAATTGGGAAGGATGTGGTTTTGGTTTTCAGATCGGTGATGGTGGTATGTCTAGAACAACAATAGAAGAGTAAGGAGTGACTGTGAAAAGTACAGACACTTTTTTACAGAGGTTGACCTAAtgaaagattaatttataattatttaattaattataaaaaataatttaataattaattaaaaaaacatGTCATATCATTAAAATTTGATGGTCAtttcaacatttttttttataaaaaatgtgcTTTGACGAGTTCAAAAATACTGCTTATCAATTTTTAAagtcttttaaaaattattttaccaataataaaaatcaaatatcaACATCAGAATATCAAaattagtatttacctcttttcttcgTTTGTTAGTTTATAGTTATCATTATCTCTAATGAGTATGGGATGTGACTTGTCAAATTTCGTGATCATTTTATCTTCTGTCTATGAGGGACCCAGGTGACCGAAGTTCCAAACTAGCTTCTCTCTTATTTCTTTTACGGTTCTTGTTTGTAATCACGAAGATTTTACATCTTGGCTCACTTGCTATGATCCTTAATAACTTGAATATCCTTCCTTTTCTCTGTGACTGCCATAGGCTATTTCTACTTATAAGCTTTTAAGTATACATACATATTAAGTATATCAGTTTCCGTGAATCATGGAAGAATCCAAGGCCAGCGGCGACTTCCAGTACCTCTCCGGCTTCGGCAACCACTTGTCGTCGGAGGCCCTCGTCGGAGCTCTGCCGGCCGACCAGAATAGCCCCCTTATCTGCCCCTATGGTCTCTACGCCGAGCAAATCTCCGGCACCTCTTTCACCACCCCTCGCAGCCACAACCTCTTCAggttcattaattaattaatacgcACTTCACATCTTTCAGTTTATTATCTTCTTCAATTCAAACCCCCCCCCCCCCTCTCTTTATTTttcgtttttct contains the following coding sequences:
- the LOC107634364 gene encoding uncharacterized protein LOC107634364; its protein translation is MRVAKMTKTGDATLFSVPRRLPAQSAGVPCLQGERSLPQGSNSNQMEKSRYYNAIIKAFRCKFRPCAKMQLKSVQLEGLAYAFCASIEDPSETMINVDDTIVTREELACLAPERPISDKIIKLVVMKATWDQANKTFWMLPPSFAVEHFMGHSLDKMIATYIYRFMPVAPDLKFIYVPIKEEGDHWYLMVISLLDGKLYQFDSNLNDDQVEPRQEIMKSLALKLSDMVTFGHYLKGDIPERKDFMNFDVKEARGCPNVLKVATLVSEFFNGCL
- the LOC107632921 gene encoding protein FAR1-RELATED SEQUENCE 5-like, which translates into the protein MENRKREPKSETRCGCLARFVVCFVAYTGRWHVALFVESHNHDCLDPRLVGFLPTHRKMAEADASQMNNMKDAGISTPHIYAMLANQAGGYENVNYTLRDMYNEIARRRRHVLGDARAALRYLKNQKAEDTNLYYEHIVDAKGVLRALFWCDGISQLDYKVFGDVLAFDATYKKNKYLCPVVVFSGVNHHNQTVVFGSALVIDESKEVYVWLLQQLLAAMKGKAPVSVITDGAPSMRFAI